The Streptomyces sp. NBC_01707 genome includes the window GCCAACAGTCTTATACGGTGCCCGCGGCGCGAGAGCCCAACCAGTGCCCGACGCCTACGGGGCATCGTCCAGCACCGTGAGGTGCGCCTGCCGGCCTCTCCGAGCTACAACATCTGTACCCATATCGCAGCAGCCCGAGAGCGGCTTGCCTGCGGTCTTCAACAGCCTGACTGGAGGAGAAGCGGAGCCCCATCACAAATCCGGATACGACTCTCCGGATGCGGAACCGGGGCCCTCCAACCGGCCGCAACCCCCGCCTAGGCACGATCCCGGCGCACTAGTCGATGACGGCCAGTCGTCAGTAGACGTGGCAGCTAGCGTCTCTACCTGGAGGGCTTTCCGCGCCATAGCCAGGTGACCCGTTCGTAGAGGGGTCGGAATCCAGCACGTTGCATATTGTGGAGCGAGCTGTTGTGCTCGCCTGGGCCCTCAGCACCGGTCTCTGCGACAATCCAGCGGCACCCAGCCTCCTGCGCAGCTAGAACACGAGCTGCGAGGAGTGCAGACTGGGCGCCGCGTCCGCGTGCCTCTGCGAGGGTCGCCCCGCCGAACATGTCGGCGCACTCTCCGTCCACGAAGATGCTGCCAACCGCCACAATCCGGTCCGCTTCCCATACTGCGTACTGGTGCCAGTTCGGTCGACCTACACACGCGGCAGCTGTCTCGGCCATTCCTGGAACGCTGAACCCGAAGCCGCTCATCATCACTGCAGCCCACTCATCCGCTTCAGCGGAGCTCACTCGGCCGATACGCAGTTTGGGGTCAAGCGCAGGGACTTCAGGCGGCACACTCCGCGTCGTTTTGACATTGCGCACCAGCTTGGCGAAGCTGCGTCCCGGGGTGAGGTTCGCGCTCTCAGCAATTCTGTGCCAGTTCGGTCCCGACAACGGTGGTGCAACCATGAAGGCAGCCTGGTCCACTTTGTGCGCACGAAAGAAAGCGTCCGCGCGCGCTACGTCGTCAGCCGTGGGTGGCTGATCTACGGAGAAACCCCCGACCCGGTTAAAGAAGTTGCTCGGGTCATTCTTTACCAACAGCGCCATTGCATGACCAAGGTCCAGTGAAGCGATGCCCAGTTGTTCTCGGACCGAGGCTGGAGCTCCCATCATGAAGTCCGTGTACGCCTCTATCTCAGTTCGCTCCGCAAGACCCAACGGCACTGCAAATTTCATTACTCATGATCCTCTTACTCGGTCTCAACATGCTGCTCAGTACTGCTGGGCAGTGCACCATCCGGTGGCTAAATAGACGGCCAGATGGGCGCCCGCTGAGTTGACGATGATGAGCAGCGTCCAACTGACGTTCTTGGAAGCCGATACGCACTGCGGCAGTTCGCCACATTTGCGCGGGGGCTTTGTTGTATTAAAGACGCGCCATCCAGCCAGCTGAGATATGCCAGATGTACACAGGAAACCTATTCTTCTTTCTCGCGTCCCGCCAGAATAGAATATGGGTGCCATCTTCAATTGGTGCGTCAGAGTGCATAAGCGCCAGCTTGGTGGGTCGGTGCTCACTGCACATCCTGTTGCAAGGTGGAGCGATATGCTCTTTGAACTGGCCATGTCGAGATCCACACGGCGGAGGTGCTAGCGGGTTTTCGGGGCAGAGCATCTCTGTGTGGCATCCTCGCCAACTACCGCTGCAGGCTTACGTGTTGCAGTTGACGGCCCACTTGCGTGGAACCTTGATGTTGCGGAAAGCTCGGTTGTGCCCAAACTTTGAAGCCGGCAGCTGTCCGCATCCTCTACCGCTCCGCACTTCTGACGGCGCCGCTCCGGCCATGAGTACGCAAGAGCACTGCGGACTGCGTCGATGGAACACGGGTGCCGATCCAAAGAGGAGCCAACCGATGGACACGAGCCTGTTCAGCGTGTACCTGTGTTTGCACGTGGTGCGCGAAGGCCATGGCGGGACGCGAGTTGTATCTGCACTGCTCGTTACGAGCTCTTACCCGCGATTAGCGTCAAGCTCCCTGCCCGGATTGCTGCCAACCGCTCCTCCGAACGGCGACGTTCCTGCGCAACCTGCTCCATGTCGGGATTCACGGACACGCTGATTTCTGCGTGGATGCGCTGGTAAATACCCGCCTCCAGGAGTGGGGCCTGTATCTCGTTCCATGGCGTTGGTCCGACAAGCAAGGTGAGGTCCTTGATTCGCCCAGCCAAGTGATCGCACTTGATCGACCAATCCCCATTGATGGCGGAATTGCGAGCCTCGTACAGGTCGCCCCATAGGCAGGACAGCTCCCTCCGGGTAGCCTCCTCAAGCCAAGCATGGTTCTTCATTCAAGCCTCCAGTTTGAGCGCCCGCCTATAAGGTGCGGTAGAGCGGTTCTACTTTAGGGTAATTGGCAGCATCTTTGTTATTTATAGGTGAACAGGAGGGTGAACTAGATGCACATCGCCAGGGAGTTAGGCTAGTCTCGGCAGTGTAACCATTGCCTAAAGTGTTTTTGATCAGGTTGATATGTTCCGGTGAACGTGGAGTAATGGTATTTCATCTCACGCTGATATCCGTGGGTCGATGAGACCAACCTTCAACGTGAAGAGGCCCTGCGCGGGAGATCTAAGACCCTGCGAGCAAACCTGAATAGGAGATGAGCGCCGTGGGCACTCCTGCGGCACGCACCTTCACCATCACCGACGTTTGGGCGTGCTAACTTGCGCGAGCGGCCCTCAGGCGGGACGGCATTGCTCGTAACGCATCTACGAATTCCCTCCGACCTGTACCCCGGGACTCTCCGTTACAGTTGTGGATAGGATCTGCGACCACTTCTGAGATACGCCGGCTCACACTCGCGATTAGAGTGGTGCGGTCAAATCTTGTAACGAGTGTGAAAGTCGTTGACTCGATGCCTCGTGCAGATAGCTGCGGTGTTTTGTGATACCGACCGGGAGAGGTGCGGAGTTCGTAGTCGCTTAGGATTTCAGATGAGCCTCTCGTCATCTCTTACTGCGTGAGGAATATTCGCGACGCGCTTTTCGCCTCCGAACGTGCTGACCGCCCCGGTGGGGAAGATCGGGGTGAGCAGAGTTGTTTCCGGACATATGGAAAGTTGATGTCGGATGTGGACCGTACTGTCTTGTCCCGTGGTCTCCAGGGTCCTCAAATGCATGTCCTCAGGACCCGGTGTCGCTTCGTAGGTGGCGAGAAACGACTCGTAGTCGACACTGAGTTGACTGGCTTCTGGACAGCGGAGCATTCCCAGCAGTTTTTGATCGCGTACATCGTCTCGGACGTGACCTGCGCTATGGAGTCGGACGCCCTCCGTCGTCACAATTCAGCAGTGAACACGGTCATTCGTTCCTCGGTACGGAAGCCGATCGACTCATACATGGGTTCGCCCATTTTGCTCGCGTAGAGAAATGCAGTGGGGGCGCCAGCGGCTCGGCCGAGGCGTACCAATTCCATCGTGATGACTCGCCCGTAGCCGCGCCGTCGATGCTTGGGCAATGTCGTAATGTTGAAAATGCCCGTCAGTCCACTGTGGACGGCTGCCATGCCCGTCCCCACCGGCTCCCCGCCGAGTTCTGCCACGTAGTGGGTGACTCCGTCGATCTTTGCCAGCGCCGGGTCGGCGAAGATCTGGAATGCCTCCTGCGGGCCTTCGAAGCCCGCGGCCAGGGTCTGGGAATACCTCTCGAGCTCATGAGCAGATACCGCCCGTACATGCAGAGACGCGTTGGCAGGCTCATCCGGTGTGCCCTGTTCGGGGCGCCGGATCATCAGCGGCTTACTGGCGGACTGAGTGAGCCCGTACTGTGCCGCGACCTCGGTGATGCGCGGCTCCGGCACTCCGCGCACATGAATACTCCAAGGGAACTCTCCCTCGCTTACAGAAGCCGCCAGTATGGCTATCTCTTCAGGATCCGGTGCCTCACTAGTACTAATCACGGCGTTGAGCGCTGCGATTGGAGACCTGCTGACGGCTAGGAGGGCGTCGTGCGATCCCCTGCGGGTGTGACCTGTAGCAGCAGCCAGCTTCTCGAATGTGGCCGCGTACGCGCTCACGATCGGTCCAAGCGGATCATTTTCGTGCATCGTGCGTACGCCCTTCGTGAGGTATTTTGACTCGTATTGCAGATTCTGCCAAATATGCGGCTGCGGCGAATGGGAGCACTCGAGCGGAGTGGAACACAACAACATCGAATCCGTGATTTAGGTCAATCTGCTCGTGCGTGTCCCGTGAGGCCTACGGTCACCCTCGGTGTCCTGGGCGTCCTTGCTGCGCAGGACTACTTCGAACCAATGGATACTGTCGGCCTCAGCCCCCAGCACGCAGTCGCTAGATGTAAATCCCCTGGACTCCTTGGTTACTCACAGCGTCTCTTTCCTGACTGTCCGCCCCCTGCAAGGTCGGCGGGACCGCTCCCTATGTGCGAATTGCCACCCTGGGCGAGCTTCTGCGCTCCATACAAGTCGTGTTGCTGTTTTCGGGAATCGGAGCCGAGGCAATGGTGTTGAGCCATCATGGAATCTCACGAGGCGATCGCCCTGGCACTAGCGGAAGTAGGCCCTCAGCTGCGGCGACACCGTATGCGTCGTGGTGTGACTCTGACGACGCTCGCTACGGCGACCGGTATATCCAAGAGCACTCTGTCCCGGCTGGAGTCGGGCCAGCGGCGTCCCGGCCTGGAGCTCCTGCTGCCGATCGTTCAGGCGCTGCGGATCAGCCTGGACGACGTGGTCCAGGCTGTGCCGCAGGAAGGTCCCTTCAATCAGCTGAAGCCGCAGCCCTGGAACGGGATGGTGCGTCTGCCGCTCGCCCGCCAGATCGGCCCCATCCAGGCGTTCAAGCTGGTCGTGCCGGTGGGCCGTGCCCACCCCGACCCACAGAGCCACGATGGGCGCATGTGGTTGTACGTCCTGTCCGGCAGCCTGCGCCTCGTGCTTGGAGACAAGGATCTGCAGGTGAGGGTCGGCGAGTCGGCCGAGTTCTGCACCCGGGTGCCGCACTGGTTCGGCAACAACTGCCATGAGCCTGTCGAAGCGCTCTGCCTCTTTGGCCGCCAGGGTGAACAGGTGCGACCTATTGTGACGCCGTCAACCGCCGGGCACAGTCGAGACTCGGCAGCCGCCACACTTCCTTCCCCGAACACCCTCCACGGCGAGAAATGACCGGCCCGTCGAAGATTGGCGCGACGCCGAAGCTTCCCGGGCAGCGGGAAGTGGGTCTATCCGCAGATGGAGTCCTCGCGTGCGGGGGACGTCGCCCAACCCCCGGCCGGCAAGCTTCGAGCTTGCAGCTCGCCCTCTAGTCAGTACGCAGGACGTGGACGTTGGGCACCTGATTTCCGTGTGCTTTCGAAGCCGTTGTGGGAATGGTTCCAGCGGGTGGTGCCGCAGACGCCGACTCGACCTCAGTGCGGCGGTCGGCGCCAGCACGGTGACCGTGAGGCACTCGCCGCGATCGGTCGTCGTGTCGACGTCGGGCTGTACGTGGCAGCAGCTTCCCACCGCTTCGTTCGGCCTGTCGGGAGCGACGGCTCCCCGCCGGTTCACCGAGCGGCAAGAAGATCCACCTGATCACCGACCGGAATGGTCTGTCTCTGTCTGTCGGAATCTCCGCGGCCAACGTCCACGACAGCCAGACCCTGATTCCCCTCACGAAGGGCGCCCCACCGGTGCGTTCCCGCCGCGGACCTTGGCGGCACAGGCCGGCCAATGCTTCATGCGGACAGGGGGTAGGACAGCGTCCACCTGCGGCGATGGTTATCGGCGCGCGGCATTCAGCACCGGATCGGTCGCACAAGGGAAGGGGCAGCTCCCAGCGGCTGGGCCACCCCCGTTGGGTCGTTGAGCGGACCGTCTCCTGGCTGGCCGGCTGCCGCCGCCTTCATCGCCGCTACGTTCGCAAGGTCGAACACTTCTTCGCTTTCACTGGCATCGCCCGCACGCTTATCTGCCTGCGCCGCCTCACACGCTGATGTGCCGTTGCAATAGCCTGACTGCCAGGTCGTGGTCGTAGTGAAGGGCCAGGTCCAGGGGCGTATGCACGTCAGGCCCGGAGTGCTGCGGATCAGCGCCGAAGGCTAGGACCACAGCGGTGGTAGTCAGTCAGCGGCTCGCCGCTCTGCAAGGCGTCATCGCGTCCTTCGGCTCAATGGCGTGCGTCAGGAGGGTCATGTTGTCGCATACCTCATTGGGGTCGACTCCTCTGGGCGGCAGCTGTGCCAGGGTGTCTGCGATCCTCGTTCTCCGCGCCGGCATTCTACCGTTGCTGCACCAGCCCGCCGGCGCATTTCCCCTGATCGCCAATCGACATAACTTGTTAGGCAGCGGCGATCGGGATGGTGCTCCCGTGCCCTGTTCTGCCTGGCCCGACGATGGGCCAAGGTTCTCTTTCCATGCTCCGCGATGGAACCTTCTACGACGTACTCGTCGACTAGGTCGATCAAGACCGGCTGACCGCAGTAGTCACAAGGACGCGGCCCTCACCAGCCGACTCCTCGACACGTGATTGAACACTCATGACAGCCACAGCGCCAGGCGGATTCCCCGCCCAGCACCGACTCCACCACCTCGACCAAAGAGATAGGGGCCTCGTGAGCTGGCGGGCAGAAGTTGCCCTCCTGAGGACGATTGCCGCCGGCAGAGATCGACGCGGCGCCGCGGCGCGCTATGTCGTTGTCAACGGCATCTTGGTAGGACCATCCCACTCTGGTCCACAGCAAATTGCGGATCGGTGCCAACACTACTTGGTTTGGCGCAGGTTATATGCTCGCATGACAGCGGCCACGGCATATCTTAATCCGCAAGCTAGGATATTTCACCATTCTTCAACCTCTCGCGAACATAGGACGCCGGCGTAACCCCATACTTTGCCTTGAAGTGGCGAACAAAATGACTTGAGTCAGAGAACTTCCACTTTGCAGCGACAGAGGACACAACGGATGCAAATCCAGCATCAATGAGATCATCATGCGCTCCCTGAAGACGGCGTTGTCGAACCTCGCTCATTACGGAGCTGTCAATCCGCGCGAACGCACGATGCAAACTCCGCACTGAAACTGCAGCCTCCTTCGCGATCATGGCGGGTGAAAGTTCATCATCGAGCAGGTGCTTGTCCATGATTCGGCGAGCAGACGCGATGATCGGATCGATGAAATCTCGCGATCCATATTCGTTATCGCCCCTGATCAGGCTCGATATCAGAGAAGCGAGACCATGCTGTGCGATACCATCCATCGCACTCGACGGGCTTTTTCGCCGCTGCTCCTCAATCAGTTTCATGTAATTCGCGATGAACTGCACCTCGGGTGTTTCGAGGTCGA containing:
- a CDS encoding XRE family transcriptional regulator, producing MESHEAIALALAEVGPQLRRHRMRRGVTLTTLATATGISKSTLSRLESGQRRPGLELLLPIVQALRISLDDVVQAVPQEGPFNQLKPQPWNGMVRLPLARQIGPIQAFKLVVPVGRAHPDPQSHDGRMWLYVLSGSLRLVLGDKDLQVRVGESAEFCTRVPHWFGNNCHEPVEALCLFGRQGEQVRPIVTPSTAGHSRDSAAATLPSPNTLHGEK
- a CDS encoding helix-turn-helix domain-containing protein codes for the protein MASEMNRNMKNRQFVAPSPEAETLVDLRLSDKQMKDAQKLLAQPKSSPFRYLNHFQLPGDVSNGYKFQITGHSIGEIATAHVYSDAVTGTGTGGDGAPVIIQMITSGGMVFESASQVVRVESGQVSVRETGEKWWVRCAPSTNSRLIIVPRSLLPPDAMRQIHKRACRFDLETPEVQFIANYMKLIEEQRRKSPSSAMDGIAQHGLASLISSLIRGDNEYGSRDFIDPIIASARRIMDKHLLDDELSPAMIAKEAAVSVRSLHRAFARIDSSVMSEVRQRRLQGAHDDLIDAGFASVVSSVAAKWKFSDSSHFVRHFKAKYGVTPASYVRERLKNGEIS
- a CDS encoding GNAT family N-acetyltransferase; protein product: MHENDPLGPIVSAYAATFEKLAAATGHTRRGSHDALLAVSRSPIAALNAVISTSEAPDPEEIAILAASVSEGEFPWSIHVRGVPEPRITEVAAQYGLTQSASKPLMIRRPEQGTPDEPANASLHVRAVSAHELERYSQTLAAGFEGPQEAFQIFADPALAKIDGVTHYVAELGGEPVGTGMAAVHSGLTGIFNITTLPKHRRRGYGRVITMELVRLGRAAGAPTAFLYASKMGEPMYESIGFRTEERMTVFTAEL